In the genome of Streptomyces lydicus, the window CGGAGCGGGCAAGACCTCGGTCCTGGACGCGGTGTGCTTCGCGCTGTACGGGTCGGTGCCCGGGGCGCGGCAGAGCGGCCAGGCCCTGCGCAGTGATCTGGCCGATCCGCTGACCCTCACCGAGGTCGTTCTGGAACTGACCGTGGCACAGCGGCGGTTGGAGATCACCCGGCTCCCCGAGCAGCCGCGGCCCAAGAAGCGCGGCAGCGGCACGACGAAGGAGAAGGCCCAGAGCAGGCTGCGGGAATTCGTGCCGGCGGCCGGCGGCGGGGGAGCGGCGGACGGTGACGGGCCGGATGACGGCTCGGGCGGTCACTGGAAGGCGCTGAGCCGTTCGCACCAGGAGATCGGTGAGGAGATCGGCCAGCTGCTCGGGATGAGCAAGGAGCAGTTCTGCCAGGTGGTCCTGCTGCCGCAGGGTGACTTCGCGCGCTTTCTGCGGGCCGATGCGGAGGCCCGCTCCCGGCTGCTGGGCCGGCTCTTCGACACCCGGCGGTTCGCCGCCCTCGAAGAGCAGTTGAACGCGCGCCGCAAGGCCGCCGCCGACACGGTGACGGCGGGCGACGAACGGCTGCTGGCGCTGGCGCACCGGATGGCGCAGGCGGCCGGCGAGAGCGCCGATCTCACCGATCCGTCCGTCCCGGCGCCGGACCGCGCCGGGGAGGCGACGCGGGGCGCACCGGCACGCGGACGCGGGCGGGCGGCGGCCTCGACGGCGCGGGCGACCGTGCCGGGGCAGGCCGGGCCCGTGGAGAGCGGCGGACGGGGCGGAACCGGCCGTACCGCGGCCGGGGAAGACCGGGCCGCAACGGGCCCCGGTGAGCCGGGGTTCGCACAAGCGGTGCTGGTCAGGGCGGCCGTTGCCAGGGTGAGCGCCAGGGAGCGGCTGGCGGTAGCGGATTCCGCGGTGCACGCAGCCGAGGCCGCCGAGCACCGGGCGGCCGCGGAGTGGGAAGAGGCCCGCGAGCGCGACCGGCTTCAGCGGCGGTACGCGGACGCCCGGCGACGGGCCGCCCGGCTCGACGCCCGTGCCGGGGAGCGGGACCGTACCCGGGAGCGGCTGGAGCGGGCCCGTGCGGCCGCGGAGGTCGCGCCCGCGCTCGCCCTGCGGGACGCCGCCTGGCACGAACTGGACGCCGCCCAGCGCGCCGAACGGCAGGCCAGAAGCCCGCTGCCGGCCGCCCTCGCCGATGCCGGCAGCGACCACCTCGCCTCGGAGGAACGGCAGGTGAGGGAAGATCTCGGCTCGCTCGGGGCGGCGCGCAGGGCCGAGCGGCGCGCCGCCGACATCGGCCGGGAGCGGGCCGCCCTCGACCGTGACGCGCGCGCCGATGAACAGACGCTGCGGGACGCCGCCGAGTGGCTTGCCGCATGGGGCGATGACCGGCGCGCCCGTCAGCAGCGCATCGAAACGGCCCAGGAGGCCGCCACCCGGGCCGACCAGCTCGAAGCCCGGATCGCACCGGCCGCCGAACGCTGGGAGGCGGCCCGTCGCCGCGACCGGCTCTCCGATGATGTGCGGTCGGCGGAAGGGGAACTGCTCGCCGCCAGGGAGCAGTCCGCGGCGGCCCACGAACACTGGCTCGACCTCAAGGACCGCAGGCTGCGCGGAATCGCCGCCGAACTCGCGGACGGGCTGCGCGACGGCCAGGCGTGCGCGGTGTGCGGAGCGACCGAACACCCCGCCCCGGCCCGGGCCGGGGCGGGCCATGTCGACCGGACTGCCGAGGAGGCCGCGCTGGCGGCACACCGCAGGGCCGAGGAGACACGGCAGCAGGCCGAGGCCCGCTGCCAGTCGGCCAAGGAGGCGCTGGCCGCAGCGGCCGCCACGGCCGGAAACACCCCGACCGGCGCACTCGGCGCCCAGGTGGAGGAGCTGCGCGCCGACTTCGCCCGCGCCGGTGCGCTCGGCGCCGACCTTCCCGCCGCCCGTGAGGCGCTGGAGAGCGCCGAGCGTGCACATGAACGGAGGCGTGACGGACAGCAGCAGGCCGAGCGCAGGGTTGCCGCCCGTACCTCACGGCGTGAGGCGCTGGACCGCGAACGGGCCGCCCTGGAAGAGGAGTTGGCCCGGGCGCGCGGCGACTCCCCGAGCGTGGCAGACCGGGCCGCGCGGTTGGAGCGGCAGGTCGCCCTGCTCGCCGCGGCGGCGGAGGCGACCCGTACGGCCGGCGCCTGCGCCCAGCGTCTCCAGGACGCCGAGGCCGGGCTGACCGACGCCGCCCACCGCGCCGGATTCGCCACCCCGCAGGCCGCCGCCGAGGCCCTGCTGCGGGACGGCGAATGGCGGGAGCTGCAGCAGCGACTCGACGACTGGCAGGCCGAATCGGCCGCGGTGGAAGCGGAGTTGGCCGATCCCGCGGCCGGCGCCGCCGCGGCGCTGCCGCCCGCCGACCCGGTCGCCGCACAGACCGCGCACCAGGAAGCGGCGGCGCGGCTGCGCACCGCCTCGGCCACCCATGCCGCGGCCCGGGACCGCTGCACCGAGCTCGACCGGCTCTCCGCGCGCGCCGAGGCCGACGCCCGCG includes:
- a CDS encoding AAA family ATPase; the encoded protein is MRLHRLSLTAFGPFGGSQTIDFDRLSRDGLFLLHGPTGAGKTSVLDAVCFALYGSVPGARQSGQALRSDLADPLTLTEVVLELTVAQRRLEITRLPEQPRPKKRGSGTTKEKAQSRLREFVPAAGGGGAADGDGPDDGSGGHWKALSRSHQEIGEEIGQLLGMSKEQFCQVVLLPQGDFARFLRADAEARSRLLGRLFDTRRFAALEEQLNARRKAAADTVTAGDERLLALAHRMAQAAGESADLTDPSVPAPDRAGEATRGAPARGRGRAAASTARATVPGQAGPVESGGRGGTGRTAAGEDRAATGPGEPGFAQAVLVRAAVARVSARERLAVADSAVHAAEAAEHRAAAEWEEARERDRLQRRYADARRRAARLDARAGERDRTRERLERARAAAEVAPALALRDAAWHELDAAQRAERQARSPLPAALADAGSDHLASEERQVREDLGSLGAARRAERRAADIGRERAALDRDARADEQTLRDAAEWLAAWGDDRRARQQRIETAQEAATRADQLEARIAPAAERWEAARRRDRLSDDVRSAEGELLAAREQSAAAHEHWLDLKDRRLRGIAAELADGLRDGQACAVCGATEHPAPARAGAGHVDRTAEEAALAAHRRAEETRQQAEARCQSAKEALAAAAATAGNTPTGALGAQVEELRADFARAGALGADLPAAREALESAERAHERRRDGQQQAERRVAARTSRREALDRERAALEEELARARGDSPSVADRAARLERQVALLAAAAEATRTAGACAQRLQDAEAGLTDAAHRAGFATPQAAAEALLRDGEWRELQQRLDDWQAESAAVEAELADPAAGAAAALPPADPVAAQTAHQEAAARLRTASATHAAARDRCTELDRLSARAEADARALAPLRAGYERIARLAALASGTSTENERRMRLESYVLAARLEQVAAAATARLQRMSGGRYTLVHSDERAGGARRSGLGLHVIDAWTGHERDTSSLSGGETFFASLALALGLADVVTDEAGGTRLDTLFIDEGFGSLDEQTLDEVLDVLDSLRDRDRSVGIVSHVADLKARIPAQLEVVKDRSGSTVRHRVPS